Within the Bacillus sp. FSL K6-3431 genome, the region GAAAGGTATGTTGATATCGACTGGGACTTATTTCTACAATTAGCACTCCACCATCGTCTATACCCATTATTATATACAAAGATAATGAAAATGGAAGGCAGTCGAATCCCATCACATATTTCCAAGACCTTATACAACTACTATCAAAAAAATACCTTTCGGATGCTACATTTATGTGGTGAAATGGAAAAGCTAAGTAAATTGTTTAATGAAAATGAAATACTTCTCCTTTTTCTAAAAGGACCTGTTCTTGCTGATGATCTTTATGGAGATATATCCAAGCGAACATCGGGAGATCTAGATATTCTTATTTCTATAGAAAATTTGGATAAAGCAAACGCGTTACTCATCGATCTTGGATATGAAAAGGACGAATATATACACTCCGTTTTGAATGATTGGAAATGGAGACATCACCACTTTACTTATTATCATCCAGTTCAAGGTACTAAAATTGAGATCCATTGGAGGCTTAATCCTGCACCTAGCAAAGAGCCAACGTTTAATGAATTATGGGGTAGAAAAAGGAAAAGTTCGATAACAAGCTATCCTACTTATTTTATGGGCAATGAAGACGTATTCTTTTTTCTTGTCACACATGGAGCACGTCACGGATGGTCACGCTTGCGTTGGTTGGTAGATATCCATCAAATCGTAAAAAAAGACCTAAAGTGGAATGACCTTTATCATTTATTAAAAAAATATCAAAGTCGTTACATCGGTGGACAGTCACTAATTCTTTCGGCACAATTGTTAAATACAACAATAACAACGGATATGGTACCTATCATTAAAGGAAATCGCCCGAAAAATCTAGCTGAAGATGTGATGTTTTATTTAGAACGAATGGTAAACTTGCATACGGAACCAGTTCCTACAGAGATAGCAAAATACCATGCAAAGCACTTATTTTCATTAATGTCCTATCAACAAAAATTCCTTTATTTATTAAGTGTGTTACATCCATATTATACTGATGTCGAAACATTATCCTTACCGAAAAAACTCCATTTCCTCTATTTTCCACTACGACCATTTTTATGGATGTGGAGAAAAACGAGGAAACACGCGCTATCTTAGGAGGCTTTTTATAATGAAACCTGTTTTATATTTTTTTAAACAGTTATACGCTTATTCAGGGAAAAAACTATATTTGAACCTTCTCGGAATGGTACTTATTAGTCTACTCGATGGAGTTGCATTATTATTGTTAATTCCGGTAATTAGTTACAGCGGAATTGTAAACTTCGATACGGGCAATTCATTTGCAACAAGGGCTTTTGAGTTTCTTCAACAAATTCCTAGCACATTGGGTCTTACATTTATACTTGCCATGTTTTTAATTGTGAATATCATTCAAAATCTGATATCTCGATACGTAACGATTGAAAACGTAAAGATTCAGCATGGTTTTGCCAGATATTTAAGATTAGAAATATATAGGGATCTACTTTGTGCAAATTGGGACTTTTATATAAAAAGAAGAAAATCTGACCTTATTAATACGATCACAATGGAATTAGCACGAGTGAGCGCTGGGACAAATACATTTTTACAGTTTATAACGGGGATTATTTTTACATTTATCCAGATTGGAATTGCCTTTTTATTATCTCCTAAAATTACTATCTTCGTCTTATTAAGTGGTTTGGTTTTATCTGTTTTTTCTCGTGGGTTTATCAAAAGATCCCGGGAATTAGGCGGAAGAACATCTGAAATAGCGCAAAGCTTTTTGGCGGGTATTACAGATAACTTTAATGGCATAAAGGATATAAAAAGTAATACATTAGAACAATCGCGAATGAATTGGTTTCGGTCTATATCACAACGCATGTATGATGAACAAATGGGGTATATCACATTAAAAACTGCTTCCCAATTCTATTATAAAATTGCATCGGCAGTATTAATCTCTATATTTATATTTTCAGCTGTGAACTTATTTAATTCTCAGGCAGCCCAGTTGATGTTAATCATTATTATTTTCGCTAGATTATGGCCGAGAGTGACAGGAATTCAGGCGAGTTTGGAGCAAATAGCGACTACCATTCCGGCGTTAAAAGCAGTGATAAATTTAAAAATAGAATCTAAGCTAGCCAAAGAAATAGATGATTTAGATGATCAAACAATAAAGCCTATCGATATAAAAGAAGGTATTGAGTGTAATCATGTATTTTTTCGGTATAATCAAAATCAAAATGTATATGCATTGAATGGTATCGATGTATTTTTTCCCTCTAATCGTATGTCAGCTGTAGTTGGTAAATCTGGTGCTGGTAAGAGTACGTTGATTGATCTCTTAATGGGGTTAAATCAGCCTGAAAAAGGAGACATTCTTTTAGATGGCAACCCATTAACAAAAGAAAATCTCTTGTCTCTAAGACGTTCAATAAGCTATGTACCACAGGATCCCTTTCTATTCCATACAACAATAAGGGAAAATCTCATGCTAATTCAGCCTGAAGCCACTGAGCAACAGATGTGGGAGGCGTTACAGTTCGCAGCCGCCGATGATTTTGTAGAAAAGCTTCCTCAGCAATTAGATACGATTATTGGGGATAGGGGAGTCAGATTATCTGGAGGAGAACGGCAACGTCTTGTGCTTGCTCGAGCTATTTTAAGGAAACCGTCCATCCTTGTTTTAGATGAGGCGACAAGTTCACTCGATACAGAGAATGAATCAAAAATTCAAGAAGCATTGGAAAGATTAAAAGGGAAAATGACGATTATTGTGATTGCTCATCGTCTCTCTACCATTAGAAATGCAGATCAAGTCGTCGTGCTAGATAAGGGGGAAATTATTCAGAAGGGTGAGTTCGGACAGTTAGCGAGTGATAAAAATGGCGTGTTTAGAAATCTCCTTAAGAAACAAATGGGAGCTGTTTAATACATTATAAATTGAGATCGGAAAATTTAATGGTAAAAGAGTTGACTTGTTCTTTATAAAGAACTAAAATAGGTAATATAAGAAGAAATTAATTATTAATCACTTGGTTTTTAATGATATATTTAATTTAAGTTTATTTTTTTTAACCTAAACGTTCTTTATTAAGAATAAAAGTCAAATGAATAAGGTGGTTTTATGAATCGTTTATACCGATTGTATGGTGAAGATAAAAGAATAGTAAAAGAAATTAATTTAAAGGATCTATATAGAGTAATAAAGAAGCGATTTTGGCTAGTATTGCTTATAACTATATTGGTGACCACTGCTGGCTGGTTTTATAGTAATCTAAACAAAACTGAACTTCTATATGAATCATCAACAAATATCATTATCAATGCAGATTCGGAATATAGAAAAACACTACAAGTAATAATTAAAGACACGATTGTATTAGAAAATGTAATTAAAGATTTGGGACTGGAAAAATCATCAAAAGCATTAGCTTCGCAGATCAATGTTGAGAGTATTGATTTGTCCCAAGTGGTAGAGATTCGAGTAACCGATACAGATCCGGAAAGAGCAGCACACATAGCTAATACGACTGCAAAAGTATTTAAAGAGGAGATCCCGAATATTCTTGAATTTGAGGACGTTAGCATTCTATCAGAAGCGAAGGTAAACAGCCTTCCAATTAATGAAAGCAACCAAAATAAGATTATTATTGCTGCGTTTCTTTTTGGAATGATGTTGGGACTTGGTTTAGTTTTCTTAATTGATTCCTTGGATGACTCCATTAAATCAGAGCTAGAAATTGAAATGATGTTGGGTGTGCAAGTTTTAGGTAGTATTTCCGTCATGAATAAAAGAAATGTAAAGAAAAGAAAAAGAAAGAGCAGGGAATTAGAGTTAAGAGGTGAGACAATTGGTTATAAGTAAAAGAAAACGATCGGCTACCGAAAAAAGAAATTTAGTCACCTTTACTAATCCAGACTCCATCATTTCAGAGCAATTTCGAACAATACGAACAAATATTCACTTTATAAATGGAGATAGAAAAAACAAAATTTTACTAATAACGTCACCTGGGAAAAAGGAAGGAAAGTCGACGACAGCTGCTAATATAGCTGTGTCAATGGCGCAACAGAAGGAAAAAATACTCCTTATTGACGGAAATTTAAGAAATCCGAGTCTTCATAGTATATTCAAAACTACAAATGAGGTTGGATTAACAGATGTTCTGACGGGAAAGGCAATTTTTGAAGATGCCGTTTATTCTTCAAAAATTGGTAGTTTGGACGTATTAACAAGTGGTGCAATGTCGTTTAATCCAGCTGAATTGCTAGCATCCCATTTGATGACGCAATTATTACAAAAAGTAACTCCTGATTACGATATTGTATTAATTGACTCGCCATCAGTACTGGAAGTGACTGATACAAAAATCATCGCAAACTTATGCGATGGCGTTGTCCTAGTAGTCCGTCAAGATAAAACGAATATCGACAGTGCATTTGAATCGAAAAAAGTGCTAGAGTATGCGAAGGCTCAAATTGTCGGTGTGATATTAAATGAAAAGAATAGTTAATAACAAATATATTTTTTTATCATATCGTTCGCTATTAAGAATATAATATTCTTTTTAATAGTGTATGTAAATATCTTTCTTGAGGGCAGTAGGATGTGATGATTTACTTATGTTCCGTGCATACTCATTACATCAATGAGCCAGGCGCTTTTGCTGTTCAAATGGTGATGTCTCCTTTCCATTATCAATGGAGGCACTCGATCATGCTGTGGGTTGAAAGACCTTAGACGCAAGTCGTCAGTAGTGTGATGTGAGGAGGGGTTAAATGCCCTAATGTATTTTAGAGATCTTAATTATGCTGTTTCTAAGAAAGTTTAGTGACGTACAAACTGCGCCCACAGGATGTCGGTGCGTTTACGTTACCACAGGACGTGGCGTTCTTAGTCGACGAATCTTTTTCGAATAAAGGAAAACATGGTAAGCGCTGGCCATCTTTGTTCGTCACCGAAGGTGCAGTACATCCCGTTAATCGAAACGCAAAGAACAGAACAGCATAATTAAGATCTTTAGTTTGGTCTAATTCATCAATGTATTTTAAGAGGAGTGGATTTTATGTCTTATCGACAAAGATTGAACTTATTTATTTTTTTAGATTCCTGTATTATATTAACGGCTATTTTTTTTGGCTTTTTTCTAGTAAACGCTAATTTTCATATCATTGCTTTACCAGTTATGATCGCTTCTATCTCCATCTTAATAAGTCATCACATATTTTCATTCAGGTTTAAAATCTATAAAAAGGCGTGGGAGTATGCGAGCATAGGAGAATTAATTATTATTTTTAAAGTTGTCACTTTATCGATAATAGTCGCTAGTTTCGCCCAGCTACTAATAATAAATGAAATTTACTTTAGACTGCTTGCAGTAACCTGGTTACTACATATGTTGTTCATCGGAGGGTCAAGATTTTGTTGGCGTATATACCGAGATAACTTTTTGAATAA harbors:
- a CDS encoding YveK family protein: MNRLYRLYGEDKRIVKEINLKDLYRVIKKRFWLVLLITILVTTAGWFYSNLNKTELLYESSTNIIINADSEYRKTLQVIIKDTIVLENVIKDLGLEKSSKALASQINVESIDLSQVVEIRVTDTDPERAAHIANTTAKVFKEEIPNILEFEDVSILSEAKVNSLPINESNQNKIIIAAFLFGMMLGLGLVFLIDSLDDSIKSELEIEMMLGVQVLGSISVMNKRNVKKRKRKSRELELRGETIGYK
- a CDS encoding ABC transporter ATP-binding protein, encoding MKPVLYFFKQLYAYSGKKLYLNLLGMVLISLLDGVALLLLIPVISYSGIVNFDTGNSFATRAFEFLQQIPSTLGLTFILAMFLIVNIIQNLISRYVTIENVKIQHGFARYLRLEIYRDLLCANWDFYIKRRKSDLINTITMELARVSAGTNTFLQFITGIIFTFIQIGIAFLLSPKITIFVLLSGLVLSVFSRGFIKRSRELGGRTSEIAQSFLAGITDNFNGIKDIKSNTLEQSRMNWFRSISQRMYDEQMGYITLKTASQFYYKIASAVLISIFIFSAVNLFNSQAAQLMLIIIIFARLWPRVTGIQASLEQIATTIPALKAVINLKIESKLAKEIDDLDDQTIKPIDIKEGIECNHVFFRYNQNQNVYALNGIDVFFPSNRMSAVVGKSGAGKSTLIDLLMGLNQPEKGDILLDGNPLTKENLLSLRRSISYVPQDPFLFHTTIRENLMLIQPEATEQQMWEALQFAAADDFVEKLPQQLDTIIGDRGVRLSGGERQRLVLARAILRKPSILVLDEATSSLDTENESKIQEALERLKGKMTIIVIAHRLSTIRNADQVVVLDKGEIIQKGEFGQLASDKNGVFRNLLKKQMGAV
- a CDS encoding nucleotidyltransferase domain-containing protein, with protein sequence MNKHVDLNVTNISKELKLILEIVKSENDDVSKERYVDIDWDLFLQLALHHRLYPLLYTKIMKMEGSRIPSHISKTLYNYYQKNTFRMLHLCGEMEKLSKLFNENEILLLFLKGPVLADDLYGDISKRTSGDLDILISIENLDKANALLIDLGYEKDEYIHSVLNDWKWRHHHFTYYHPVQGTKIEIHWRLNPAPSKEPTFNELWGRKRKSSITSYPTYFMGNEDVFFFLVTHGARHGWSRLRWLVDIHQIVKKDLKWNDLYHLLKKYQSRYIGGQSLILSAQLLNTTITTDMVPIIKGNRPKNLAEDVMFYLERMVNLHTEPVPTEIAKYHAKHLFSLMSYQQKFLYLLSVLHPYYTDVETLSLPKKLHFLYFPLRPFLWMWRKTRKHALS
- a CDS encoding CpsD/CapB family tyrosine-protein kinase, whose amino-acid sequence is MVISKRKRSATEKRNLVTFTNPDSIISEQFRTIRTNIHFINGDRKNKILLITSPGKKEGKSTTAANIAVSMAQQKEKILLIDGNLRNPSLHSIFKTTNEVGLTDVLTGKAIFEDAVYSSKIGSLDVLTSGAMSFNPAELLASHLMTQLLQKVTPDYDIVLIDSPSVLEVTDTKIIANLCDGVVLVVRQDKTNIDSAFESKKVLEYAKAQIVGVILNEKNS